CATCTGGTTCTCAGCCAAGAAATAGCAGATGGGGTTAACAAATCTGCTCAAGCGGTGCAAGCAGCAGAAGCTGGAATCCGACAAATAGGTTCACTTGCTCGCCAACAAACCATGTGTAAGATGTTCATTCTTTTGTTTAATAGTCACAGCAGAAACTTCTGGTTTTGTatactttctttttctggaTCATAACAGTTGGTATTTGTGTGAAAAGCCATGATTCAGGAAAGAGCAAGCCTACCAATCATCTCGCTGCAACCAGTGGTGGCAGGGGCTGCAAAGAAGACTTCTCGTGCTGTAGGTCAAGCCACTAAGACTTTCTTGAATATCATCTCACGAGGTGAGCATGACTTAGCAGGTGAAGATGGTAATTCTACCGACAGGATAGAAAGTTGAGAAATTCTGTTGAGAAGCTAATCTACAGATTGCGTGAATATAGCAAGAGGGCGATGCTCAAGTTGGTAGGTAATCAGCAGAATGCACTTGCAAGTTCTCCTCCACACACGGAAGTAATGCAAACAGAGACTTTCGTGACATCTTTACATGTATATATCCCGTTATCTTTTCcaaaacaaggaaaaatgatCCAAGTGTAAACTTTAGTGTTGatctatttaaaatttattgtgaaCTGATTGCGGAATCTTTATACAGATTAAAAAACCATGAGAATCAGAAGACATCTCTGTAAAGTCAATCATATGACTTGGGCTATTTGGAGTATATCTTGCTGGGTTTACTAGTGGGTCTGAGTTCGTTTGGTATTGGATTCATGCAAAAGGGGGCTCTTGATGGAATGTACTGGGTCGGTTCACTTAATTACTATTGGACATAATTGAGAATGAACTAAaccatttcttgttttattgtCCTTATCTTATATTTGAGCTTAAAGTTCTAGTTGAAAACTCAATTGCCATATGAAGGAGGGTGATCAAGGGGAGGTGTCTAAGTTCTGGTCTTGAgggtatttttagtttatttatcgTTGATGATATTTATGCCATTTTGCTATGAATTTGTGAATTGAGTTCAGACTGACGATTTCTAAACTTTGAAATTTACTGTATGCTTGAATATTGGGTTTTGGTGAGGAACAGGAAGAGGAAAGAAGAAGATCAAGGTACAAAGCATAAGgtactataatttaaaatgatgtaaatattttcttagtgTTTTCCTCACCAAAGTTCAATAACCATGTGAGGAAATctcaaaaggaaaagaaaggaaagctCATGCTAATTACAAAACAGGTATATTATGTCCATACTGTCTATACGTGCCATTTTTTACATCATTCTTTCTATTATTGGGTTCACATCTCAAGAAGTCTAGAGAAATCCTACAAGTTTTCAAAAAAGGCCTGGAGACATGCTATGTAACGTTTATCACACATGATTAAGTTCTTGTGATTTTGAAGGTGTTGTTGGTAATAAGATctgctctttctttttctgcaaGCAAACGAAACTGTGTTagttaaaattgcattttgacTGACattatgtgtgtatatacattGAATTTGAGAACTGAACAAACCTTCTCACGCTGTGTGTTTTCCCAAGCCTTCTCCAGCTCTTCATAGACTAGATCTATCGTGGGGCGACCCGTGCTTGAACTGGCTACACATAGTACTGCTATTTGCAATATGGACTCAAAATCTACACTGATAACATTTTTCATCCTGGGGTCTTGGAAATCTGTCAGTGGTCGTTTTCCCATGTTCACATCCTTTGCCTGCAACATTTTCAAGATTCAATACCTTCTCCAAGTCCACATACGTTGTGTGACAAACAAATGAGCGATACATGTGTATATTTGTGTCTGGGTGAACCACCAACCACATGTACTTTGTGAACGTGTGTGCATGCACACAAGTCTGCAACTGTTTTTTGTTGTcgttgtttgtgtgtgtgtgtgtgtgcacgCACAAGTCTGCAACTAGGTATTATGTGAAAAACTGGATGTGCATCAATGCTGGGATAAAAGGGACCTTTCTTGTAAGCTGATCCCTTGCATCCAGGTCAAGTTCGATCACTCTCTGCCCAGATAAAAGCTGCAAAGTGACAATGCCAAAACTATAGATGTCACTAGCACATGTCAGTTTGGCATTGCTCATATATTCAGGATCCATATAACCTATTGTTCCCCGAACATCTGTATATACTTTGCTCTCTTCCATCCCCAACATTTTTGCCAATCCAAAATCAGACAGCTTTGGTTCCATGTTATGAGTCAGAAGGATATTTGTCAGCTGCAAATACAAGAACCACAGAATAGTGTCAAGACTTACCTGTTTTAGGCTGAtctgaaaataaataactttgaAATTCTTATCAGGGACAATTAAACAGACACTGTGTGATGTTTCCAGGCACATAGCAAAAACATCATcagttacaaaattacaacagTTATGTTTTATATCACAGATTCTCATCTAATAGTCAGATGACTGAAGGGGAACCTGCAATGTAAAACATAGTTACATTACTACTATAAGGTGTCAGtgcaattttttgaatttctttgaatatttgtgaaattcaaacactatatatgtaataagCATGAAAAGCTGAGTTGCCTTAATATCTCTGTGAACAATGCAGCCATCAATGTGAGTATGCAGATACTTGAGAGCAAATGCACAGTCCCTCAGGATCTTGACCCTCAAATCCCATGTTAGGACAGTATCCTTCCCTGTACATGGACACACAAAATTGATCATGAGTCCGTGTTCCCAAAAGACACACTGGCACCTATCAAAATACCAAATAGAGCCATACTCAAAAGTTGCTGAGCCAAATTTCCATTAGAACAGTATTCATAGACTAGATACTGTTCTCCATCTTCCATGCAGTAACCAAAAAGACACACAAGATTTGGATGTCTGACTCTCGAGAGACCGTCGATCTCTCTAGTGAACGAATCAGATGTGTTACTCTTGTATATCTGCTTGATCGCCACTAGTTGTCCGCTCGGTAGCATGCCCTTGAAGACCTGCCCAGCACTGCCTCTTCCCAAGCACTTCTTTTCGTTCCCATAGTTGATTGCATTGTCAATTTCAGCTTTGGAGAACCGGTAGAGCCCGGAGCATGTGGCTGAGATATCTTTGCTCATAACAGGTTTCTTCTCTTGTTTCTTCGTTATGTATTTGATCAGAGTGATAACAGCAGTTAACCCGATCATCACCAGAAACACTGCCAGCAGAGCTTCAGCCACGCTTTCTGATAAGGTCAGTGTTTCAGTTAAGTGttctgtttttttaataatagttgagGTAGATGTAGAGATGAATTTTTACTTACTGTTCAGTTTAATGTAGTTCACTGGTTctgcaaaatatgaaaattagcTGATAGTCAGATCAGTAGTTAGCCATGTAAAGAACATTTTTTTGTCTGTATATACTctatgggtgtgtgtgtgtgtgtgtgtgtgtgtgtgtgaatataCAGTATGTACACGTCTGTGGATTTGACCTCAATCCAAGATTCTCTCATTCTTGGCTCAGTATGCAGTGAGAATCAGAAAACCGCTGGTTGATTAAAAGGGCAAGAACCAAGCAAGACGATGATCTCACCTGGAACAGCCAAAGCAGGCAAGCATCTGTCGAGATCATCAGTCGCAGAGGTGTGATTGATTCTCCCAGCTATCACAAATACGATAAGACTAACCAGACAGACAGCTT
This region of Sesamum indicum cultivar Zhongzhi No. 13 linkage group LG4, S_indicum_v1.0, whole genome shotgun sequence genomic DNA includes:
- the LOC105161173 gene encoding LRR receptor kinase BAK1, encoding MRNRVRAAEWKSRLPSFFLITLLCVGASLPPSPGDPACRLDFSTFPYKPIGGCTDVKESLKHWSGFPISSCCQNALLVFSHALAIQVSNDPTRNIFISQEQWSNCSGPFPHQHNVSVQTCGFDDFFYGSSRCSTLRLLDINHYIGHQCSHFGSPSFDDACGSCTDAISTALDNMMKNLKIDRSDPTEKAVCLVSLIVFVIAGRINHTSATDDLDRCLPALAVPEPVNYIKLNKSVAEALLAVFLVMIGLTAVITLIKYITKKQEKKPVMSKDISATCSGLYRFSKAEIDNAINYGNEKKCLGRGSAGQVFKGMLPSGQLVAIKQIYKSNTSDSFTREIDGLSRVRHPNLVCLFGYCMEDGEQYLVYEYCSNGNLAQQLLRKDTVLTWDLRVKILRDCAFALKYLHTHIDGCIVHRDIKLTNILLTHNMEPKLSDFGLAKMLGMEESKVYTDVRGTIGYMDPEYMSNAKLTCASDIYSFGIVTLQLLSGQRVIELDLDARDQLTRKAKDVNMGKRPLTDFQDPRMKNVISVDFESILQIAVLCVASSSTGRPTIDLVYEELEKAWENTQREKKKKEQILLPTTPSKSQELNHV